The Culex pipiens pallens isolate TS chromosome 2, TS_CPP_V2, whole genome shotgun sequence DNA window TATTAGAATTTATCTGAAATACACAAGTTATAAATTATATCAAAATGATTTTCTCCCAATCCCGCAGAAACGCCCAACGATGGACCAgcatcaccagcagcagcaacgccGGTCCCAAAGTAACCCTGCAGGTCAACTTTGTCCGCGGCTACTGCAGCAGCTATCCGGAACACTCGAAGGTCATGCTGCCGGCCCTATCGCCAACCATGGAGCTGGGCACGATCGTCAGCTGGGAGAAGAAGGAAGGCGACAAGCTGAACGAAGGTTTGTTTTCGCGATCGTTTCGCGTCACTACAAGCGCGTCGCACTGATAAGAGCCGCGAATGACCGCAACTTTCACCGTACTTGTTTGCAGGTGACCTGCTGGCGGAAATCGAAACCGACAAAGCCACCATGGGCTTCGAGACGCCCGAGGAGGGTTATCTGGCCAAGATTTTGGTGCAGGCCGGCCAGAAGGACGTCCCGATTGGCAAGCTGGTGTGTATCATCGTTGAGAACGAGGCCGACGTTGCGGCGTTCAAGGATTACAAAGACACCGGAGCTCCGGCCGCGGCACCGGCAGCAGCTGCCGCTCCGCCACCACCTGCCGCGGCTCCACCGGTAGCTACTCCACCGCCAATGGCTGCGGCACCACCTCCACCACCAGCGGCACCGGCGGCGGCCGCTCCGTTGACCGCCGTTGAACAGCGTGGCCCGCGAGTCTACGCCAGTCCGATGGCGAAAAAGCTGGCCGAACAGCAGCGACTGCGATTGGAAGGTAGGTTCCGCTGCTGCATGTCCGTGTGTTGTGCCTTACCCCCCCATCTTCGTTGCTTGCAGGTCGTGGCTCCGGCCTGTTCGGCTCACTAACGTCTAAGGATCTTGCAGGTATGCAGGCCGCTGGCGCTCCTGCAGCCGCGCACGCACCTGCCGCCGGCCCGGCCAAGATTCCGGCGGGAGCGGCCTACGTGGACCTTCCGGTGTCCAACATCCGTGGCGTGATCGCCAAGCGGCTGCTCGAGTCCAAGACGACCATTCCGCACTACTATCTGACCGTGGACTGCAACATGGACCAGATCAACAAGCTGCGCGCCAAGTTCAACAAACAGCTCGAGAAGGACGGCGTCAAGCTGTCGATCAACGACTTTATCATCAAGGCGGCCGCGATGGCCTGCAAGAAGGTCCCGGAGGCGAACTCCGCCTGGATGGACACCGTCATCAGACAGTGAGTTCCGGCCGGTTATCAACGTAATGGTCCAATGTAATAATTTCCACTTCTAGATTTGACGCCGTGGACGTGTCGGTGGCGGTCTCGACCGATCGTGGCCTCATCACTCCGATCGTGTTCGGCGCGGACCGCAAGGGACTGGCCGACATCTCCAAGGACGTGAAGTCGCTGGCGGCGAAGGCTCGCGACGGCAAGCTGCAGCCGCAGGAGTTCCAGGGCGGCACCTTCAGCGTGTCCAACCTGGGCATGTTCGGCGTGACGCACTTTTGTGCCATCATCAACCCGCCCCAGAGCTGCATCCTGGCCATCGGTGGCACCCAGAAGCGCGTCGTACCTGACAAGGACTCGGAACAAGGGTGAGTGCGAACTCTGGCGGGTCACAGCAATTTAGACTAATTCATCCCCCCCTTTTCAGCTGGAAGGAAAGCGACTTCGTTGCGGTGACCCTGAGCTGTGACCACCGCACCGTGGACGGTGCCGTCGGTGCCCGCTGGCTGCAGTATTTCCGTCAGTTCCTGGAAGATCCCCACTCGATGCTGCTGTAAATGCGCGACCGATGTCTCACCGATCACCGCCACCACCAACAACTTCACGACGGTAAGTACCATCGTCTTGCTTTTGACCAGAGTTCTTCAACATCTTGTCTCCGGTCAGAACTACCACGCCTTACTTGCAAACACCCGGGGAAGGGTTCCCTCAGTCATAGCCGAACGCCACAGCCACCACCACTCAAACCCCATTCAGGTCCCCGAAGTCACTACCATCcgcagagagagagaaagaaagagagagtTTGAGAGTTTTaagagtaaaataaatattgtgtATAGTCATCCAGATATGAAACGAAGTACTGCAACAATACCTGTCTGCCAATATTCAACAAAgaggaaaaaacaaacaattaacTAGTAGTAAACACAAGGATTACGTACAAACTAAGCACGACTTGAGTAGGTGTAGCAAAGCATGTAAGGCCGCCGTGATTACCACATCGCGATTGGATCATTCAAACTaagaatctgtgtaaaatttaaaagaggaaaaattattcgaaaaaaaatcacaattctgTTCAAGCAATGCAAGgcagaaatttattatttattggttcaaaagtgctctaatcTATCAGATAGATATTCCTTGGTTCCTTGGTCTCCGCCGTCACTCATCATCGTCTTAGTCAGGTTCTTTtaacacgcacgcacgcacgccCCCATTCTTCTTCTCCCCCCGAAAGCCCCAGAGCGAGTGCGTAGCTAGTAAATATTGTAGAATCGAATTCatggcaattttttttgcgtaattttagagaagagagagacaacaacacaacacacacacactaagtTTAGCATTGCAACAAGGCATAGATTTCTTTCTGCGaatcaaaatttgagtttagTTTTTTGGTTTCGTCATGGTTCTATTTTTTTACACGAATATCTGAAATTTAACGTTAAATTTAACTGCTGCAGTCTGCTACTGTCGAGAGTTGTAACTCAAGATTGTCGTTTTACTAGTGGGAGAATTTATTGTACTAATAGAAGGACGATTCACCTCAGCACGGAGTTGGTCTTCAACgtgtaaaaaaatggtttctttttatttctgatTAACGTATCCGAATTCCTTTGTATGAGACtttgaaatgaaataaactatgggtaattctctaccaacccacacgaaatcgggaaaagttgccccaacccatctttgatttgcgtgaaacttttgtttctgatcacgaatccgatgtcTGTTTTTTAtatatcgtgacggaggggcggtacgaccccttcaatttttgaacatgcgaaaaaagacatgtttttcaataatttgcagcctgaaaagttGATGAGATGgacattttgtgtcaaagggacttgtaagtaaaattggacgcccgatttaatggcgtacaaaattcaaaaaaacgtatttttaatcgaaaaaaaaaacacacaaaaaagtttaaagaactctaccatttttcgttactccaCTATAATTTTGTGTaacatttcattttaagggaaattaaaAGTACTTCTCGAATCTACATTATcccagaacatttttttttttaataatttcgtgttttttgtaactttgcagggttatttttaagagtgtaataatgttttaCAGAGTTGTAGGAcagacaatataaaaaaatggtatataaacgtaaggagtttgcttgtaaccatcacgagttgtcgcgattttacgaaaaaaaagttttggaaaagttactttttgcgtttttttttgtttcttcgtTCGTGTCTGGGgggcgggtgacgatgaacgaccaacattttcaaaacaaattacatttcacggaaaatggcagacttcttaaactattttttgtatttttttcgatgaaaaaatatatttttctggaattttgaaattttctatctcatcaccgtttcaggctgcaaattattgaaaagcacctcttttttcgcatgttcaaaaatgaaaggggtcgtaccgccctccgtcacgagatatcgcaaaacggacctcggaataGTGATTagggataaaagttaccccttaggacaaaatatcacgcaaatcgaagagaggtcggggcaactgctgtgagtTGGCGGACATTTTAGGTAAGACTTTAAAAAAGACAAATTAGAGttgcttgcaaaaaaaaaatggtaaaaacttCCCGTCAAAagcaaaatcaagatttttttcattttatacaattttttacatttttgtatgacccaatctcaccccccagatccAATGTCACCACTAATGACGGTATCTCAAATATAATTATGCAAAAAGACTTAGTTCcggcgcaccagggacaagaaaaaatatttcgaaggcGGGATGTGTTGAAGCTCCATTTTTTAAGGggagaagggaaaatctccatggTATCCCCatataagtttcgcttggagttggaccgTTTTTGGGAAGGTATAAAGGTcaagtcccgcccgtgtggatcaatcggaccgcgcactggactcacaatccagaggccGACGGTTAGAATCcagcggcgggcgctctaaaattctttgtgtaaatatgggtatccggcgccgtcgctccgtgccgtactcaaacacttaggagcccagggcggcgaagtccttgtagataaaaaggaagacactagtggttggtactagcaatggtggccgacagctataaagtcaacttagTTTTATAAGGTCAAGGTCTAAGCAAGCGTTGCAACCATtggaatgatattttttaaaattgttcaattttatTCTCTAGGCAAGCAATTGGATGCTGCTGTCTAGATAGTTCCCGTTTGAATATTTTACGATTGTaaggtcaaaaaaataaaaatattttcttgaatttgtaTGGTTTATTTAACAGGCAGTCAAGCCGTTATCTGATACTAACATTGATTTTTACCATTATTGTTGCTTCCCTAtacaatttttcccatacaaccatattacatcCTAATGGCCCATTCCTCAGAATGAACAATTTCCCTAGaaatgcttgtttttttttatccaaaagaAGGgtaaattttgtagaaaataaatatttaatcaaattttcaattcaatattacgccctatattgaatgtttggcccttttgaaatgttagtctagattcaaaattttaaaagtattgttttcgaaaagatcgaataatttcacgaatgtttcatgattTTACATTTATAATCggaccatcagttgctgagatatcgacattataaaatgctgggttgtttgggtgagaattagaaaacttcaattttcctgtttgtttttctttaagccgctgtgtctcagcaactagaggtccaatcttcaatgtctcttacataattctatagcaaattttcttaacctatcaaaaaaaaaatattttcagaaatggtcactcatggtcactattttttaaaatcgaaaaactgcaaatatttcgctaaaatcaaactttcggtggctaggtatattttgaaaacaaagccctttatcaaaaaatctgtaaagtactttttgattgcaaattcaattttaaataaaaaattaagtcaaatttgtttttgcataaatttttttttccataaatcagattttttccaaaaaaaatcataactcggttgcagattttttttccatatccTCTAtgtctcaaaagttgcgggtttttgttccctaaaacatatcaaaaaatctcaaaaatcaaaaaatacgtattttgggaaattgagtttttgtgaaaaaaattaattaaaaaattgtaaaaaaaaaattccgtgtgccttttttttctcaatagtcctcaacaatacatataactttgccgaagatacaaattgatcagaaaattcactcaaaagttacatttgtttgaatatttacttaccatttttgcatggacagcagccaaaattgtatggagatttgtatgggtgaaccaatgacacaaaatagctattttggtcacagggaaggcccccacaaagtttaatacaaattaaatccatttccaattgtttttttttattacaccgtcttttcagactgaTAAACGGGATaaacacagaacacccagaggagatgggtgggaatcgaacccgggccccttagcacacatgagggatcggcagccgaagccgctaaccaccgcgccacggggtcctcgatagagaattgctcaaataacacttaagtgttcatattttttgatagggttatcataTCTTCGGTGtttaaggctcatttgaaaggtctttcaattatctaactaacaacggatcgcatgatggacccggacatcatttcaATCGAAATATTCaagatccggcttctaaaaagtgtttgaataatgggctatctacaatcactttacttagaaaattgcacttaggttagaaatttgaatcaatgaaaatgcatctgatcttctacaatggaGAAGTAgtcaaattagaaacttgacgtatggtttggaaaatatcaaaatctacggtaagttttCACATTCACTTACTTCcgctacgaaattttaaaaaatcttcaaatttcaaggcctactatgctctaacgcaatgtactgttgaaaattgatggttaagtaaaacatttgctatGCAATACAGggctttccaacttaaaaatgtgatatctcaagaaatatccagtttaccctgaggttttgattgaatttaatgtaaaaaactctcagcaatcgattgcaattgtcagttttcccgtaagtgctcgtacaaagggttaaaaatgcattttaaaacttaaatcgcaaatttttcatatctggcaacactgtacgtaaattttgagtacgccattcgattctacgtcaaaaaaccttcaaatttgcatacccaaaagttgactttttgtaaacttttctcttagaaaaatgcatttcaaaaatgaggtttttcaaaaatcacagaaaaagaggggggtgccacgggcgcgggggtggaccaaatgtcaccatacttgggattctttgtttttggggcaaaaacaacccccatgccaaatatgagcagatttggtgaaggtcgatgttggacgcgtggtcacttgggaaggaatgacccaaatataaaacaagaccgattttttttttcacaaaaccactctttttacaatcttccgaactttagcCAAAATCGTTTTATTAGCATAACTTATGAAGTACTtctctaaacttcataatataaacaagggtcttatgggaccccaagacggatcgaatgagaccaaaacggttcaaatcggttcagccagtccggaaataatcgagtgcattttttttgtgtgcacggactcacagccagacacacgcacagacatttgttcagaatttgattctgagtcgataggtatacgtgaaggtgggtctacgaggttaaattaagaagttcatatttcgagtgattttatagccttttcctcagtaaggtgaggaaggcaaaaaacattttcatcgattcgaactcTTTGTCAAAGAAACTAATTGCCCGAATTTCTAAGTTCCAGTGGACCTCGGTTGGTATTTTTCGAAACGAGATTTCCCTGATTACGCCTTCCATCGGACGGGGGAGTAAATGTCGGTCCCGACCTAATTTTGAGTCGCCATTGTGACTCGCaattcaaaggtcgtcagttcaaatcgcGGCGTTGAAGGGGAATAGGTTGTGAAAGAGGTTTAGATTGCGTCATCATTCGATCCTTCAACCGATGTAGGATTTTTGCGAAAGTACCGTCAAGACATCGTTTTTTTCTACTCACAAAACCCCACTGACGGTGCTTTAAATATGCGATGGAAGCGAACCGTTCGAATTCTCTGTACAAACTTCACACGATTGTAAGCATTTTCAGAAGTAATAAAGACCATTTATTCGTTTAACTTAAATTACTGTCACTATTGTACAActtgtaataataataataagttTAGTGCTTGTGCGCAACTGCAATACTATTCCACGCAACTCTTAGTCAGGGGTCGAAGCATAAGGTCATCATCATCAGACGTAATCTTCCTCCAGTTTCTAATCAATCACATCAAAGTCCATCTCGCAGCATCCCTTAACGTTCTTCTCCGCCATATCCGTATGTGGCACATGGAAAAGCATCTTGATGCGGTACGTTCCCGTGCCCAGCTCGGTATAAGCTTGAAgatacttaattttcaaaatcgccGAATCAAGGTTGAAGTGTCCCTCAGCCCTGCCACATTTATCTCCGTTTGACATCGCACTCGACAGCATGAACCACGGTCCGGAATCGTCCGCGTGGAACCGATCGCAGTGCATTTCCTCTACGTACTCCTTCGGATTGTCCACGCAGATCGTGGAACCACCACCCAGCGGACACTTGTAGCTGGTTAGAATCAGTTCCCACTGCACTTCTTCGCTAGCCGCCCGCACGTCGTACTCGGCATGCATTGTGTTGGCCACGCCGTCCGCGTCGCGATCGAACGTAACTTTCGTGAGGGAAACCGGAATACGGTCGTACTGCAGCTTCAGATCTTGACAGTTTGAAAATCTGGTCATGTTCACGCGCTAGAATTGGAAATACGcataataaataaaacaacaagCAACGAAGATCTTACCAATCCATGAACGTAGCCCAGCAAAACGACCAGGAAAACTACCGTTGATAACTGGTTGGCCATTTTGGGAGGAAAATTTGCGCGACGACGCTCGTTCACTGTATGAATCGGTACCAAATATGTCCCCAACAATTTATATTCTGTTACAAGCTGAGCTTTTTTGCATACGCATGACGAAGCGTATGATGATCGGACTAAAAGCTGTAATGATATGATAGAACAACTCCCCTCTAATGATATGCTCGTAATGTAATGAACTGTACTAGAACAGTCTCACATGGAAATGGAAAATTGAGCTCCACTTTTCACCGATAATGGAGGAATTTTGTATTGATTGATTAATAACAGTGATGATTTGATTGAGATGTTTCCGTTGAGAATTTGacattcttattattttttgatgaatttcaacaGGTGGAAGGAAATAAAAACATTACCTAAGTAAATCTATCCCTGTTCTTTAAAGTGTATTTACACACCGACATTTACTAAGTGAATTCAGCTACAACTTTTATTCAACTAATCGATGCCCGTATGCTCTCTTATGCTTACTAGATAGGAAACTAGAGgcgggcaaaaaaagagcgagccgctcaaagagccggttcactgaaaagagcgaacgaatggtgcctcacaaaaaaagaaccgcggttcttttttaaactccggatTTTGGAAGAAtcgtttcaagatggcatgattgttgctataaatataatttattgaattttcaaaaaaaaagtggtattaaatttgtttttgagaaatgaaaatgcaatttcaaatatttcaatgcttattaaaattaatcccaaaagtaaatgattttgtaaacgaaatgaaaaaaaacttttcattgtacaactgattgtatATTAAAGTcttaccggaatacaaatttgagcatctctaaaaaaaatctaaattattcgctgtacagcattgccttgacgttctcggttgcgagattcctactcgaaactcgAAACGGTGTctaaaggcttgattgttgaggtaaTTGCAAACCACTTTTtaaacctaagcttccatccaccccgggattcaaactgacgaccttaggATTGTGAATCCAACAGCCTACCAGCCTactagcgactccaccgaggcaggacccagggagacgactcctacacctggactgagctatcgacctaacttCTAGGTTTTTGCAtctcaaattgcataatttgtaaaatattaccaaaaatctactgactagtttagagattttgaaaaaaaaataaattcttttgtGCGATTAAAatttagcgtttatagactttatcgattaaatcaaaatatagaaaagagttcacagaatattttctccaaataaaatatcagcattagttcaattcttgcagaaataaacgcaattttaaaaattaatagcaattatcgagcatcctagatttaagtttggatgccattcaattactcgtATGTTTATACATatatcattgacagtcattgccccaaaagtgaaggacaccttctacgaccttaaATGTGTTTTTACAAATATGAAATATATTCCGAATTCACAGTGGgataaaatcgggaaaaaggcgATTACGTCCACATCTcggaacgcggctggttccccaagtcctgccaagacttttcttatgtaaaaaagtcCTGGGAATCGATTGGAGGGGGTTTCATCCTGGGTGGACCACGGGGAACCGAGATATGGCCGGATTTTTACCGTAACTTTTATTCCGAcgattctaaaaaaatctcCTGTGGTCAAATATCAACGAAAAATTTCGCTCTTGACAAGATATGACGTATAAAGATCCCCCAAGGTAATATCATTGACGAACTGCCGTGCCACGAGCGAACCACTTTTGACCGCAATTGTCTTCTtcttgtttggcattttttcttctagcgaacaatctgtcaaaaaaaatctctcttCCCTCTCTTCACTAGCTCTCTTTTCTCGCTTCGCGCCAATGTTTACATGCAATGTATTGTTGAAGTGTTCTatcgtgttgctcgtactgactcagggCAAGGGTGAAATGTAGGTGTATGGGCAGTGCCGAGGGGTGAGACACATGCCctaattaattaataataatCGTTTAGTCAATTAGAATTTACAACTAGTTGATTAGAATTATCGCTAATCAATTAGCGTATTCCTACCCTTCAAATGTTATCTTGGGCTGACGGATACAcgtcaaaacatcaaaacaaaacaaacgtaAAGAAAACGTTTGGAAATTGAAGTGACCAACCTGGTTTCGGAACGAAGTCTCCgtgtggtcttcttccggctgactcaaatatcgaagcaaaactCTCTAGGCAAGATGGCCAAACGGGGTGCACAGTCCGACCTGAACCACGGAAACTGGAACGATGAGAAGGAGGTGGGCTGATTTGTCCAGACGTCCAGAGACGAAAAAAACGCGTCATTCCGGTAGATTCTGCGGGCAGCGGTGTATCGTCGTCGGAGTTAAGGTGCGTTCAAGGGATTCACCGGGGTGACGTAGACACCGGCGTTGAAACGTGCTGAGGGAGGAACCAGTCCATTTTCGCTTCTCATTGGAATCGCGAAACCTACGAATGGGACGGCAGCCACGACGTCCGCGCGGGGAGCCAGCATCTTTTCCACGACCGACCCGAGCAAGCAGGTCTTTTCCCAGGTTGGAAACCCGCCGAAGGAGGACACAGCAGGTTCCGCCGGCAAGCACACCGGGGATGAGAAGTATGCGGCCAACGTGAAGGCGCTTAACTTGGTCGTGGCCGCTTGAATTTCGGAGAAGGTCAAGGAGAATTCGGTGTGCAAGCTGACGCCGATCTTCAAGATCAGCAAGGTGGACACAAAGGAGCCAACGGCCGTAGGCCGGCCACTAGCGTCGCGCTAGCGACGACGACAAACACGGCCGCGGCACCGACTCCACCGGCAGACAAACCATTCAGCTTCGGGTTTGGCTCGAAAAGTTCCACGACCGGAACGGGCTTCAGATTCCCTAACGTGGTCAAACCCACCGAGGACAGTAGCCGGACGAAAAGGCTACCACCGATGACGACGAGGACGAACCGTTCAAGGTGGAGTTCACGCCGGTCAAGGAAAAGGACAGCATCTTCTCCAAGCCGTGCAGTAGCTGTTCGTCACAGCCAACGGCAACTACTCAACTACATCGGAACGCACAACCAACGGCAACTACATCGGAACGCTGCACATCAAAAAGATGGACGGGAAGGTGCAGGCCCTGGTGCGGGCCGACACCGGCATCGG harbors:
- the LOC120413135 gene encoding dihydrolipoyllysine-residue acetyltransferase component of pyruvate dehydrogenase complex, mitochondrial isoform X1, yielding MLRTIAVRNERLLLQGSRKVVLRDTASRALSCEAVRRNAVQKNAQRWTSITSSSNAGPKVTLQVNFVRGYCSSYPEHSKVMLPALSPTMELGTIVSWEKKEGDKLNEGDLLAEIETDKATMGFETPEEGYLAKILVQAGQKDVPIGKLVCIIVENEADVAAFKDYKDTGAPAAAPAAAAAPPPPAAAPPVATPPPMAAAPPPPPAAPAAAAPLTAVEQRGPRVYASPMAKKLAEQQRLRLEGRGSGLFGSLTSKDLAGMQAAGAPAAAHAPAAGPAKIPAGAAYVDLPVSNIRGVIAKRLLESKTTIPHYYLTVDCNMDQINKLRAKFNKQLEKDGVKLSINDFIIKAAAMACKKVPEANSAWMDTVIRQFDAVDVSVAVSTDRGLITPIVFGADRKGLADISKDVKSLAAKARDGKLQPQEFQGGTFSVSNLGMFGVTHFCAIINPPQSCILAIGGTQKRVVPDKDSEQGWKESDFVAVTLSCDHRTVDGAVGARWLQYFRQFLEDPHSMLL
- the LOC120413142 gene encoding uncharacterized protein LOC120413142; amino-acid sequence: MANQLSTVVFLVVLLGYVHGLRVNMTRFSNCQDLKLQYDRIPVSLTKVTFDRDADGVANTMHAEYDVRAASEEVQWELILTSYKCPLGGGSTICVDNPKEYVEEMHCDRFHADDSGPWFMLSSAMSNGDKCGRAEGHFNLDSAILKIKYLQAYTELGTGTYRIKMLFHVPHTDMAEKNVKGCCEMDFDVID
- the LOC120413135 gene encoding dihydrolipoyllysine-residue acetyltransferase component of pyruvate dehydrogenase complex, mitochondrial isoform X2 translates to MLRTIAVRNERLLLQGSRKVVLRDTASRALSCEAVRRNAVQKNAQRWTSITSSSNAGPKVTLQVNFVRGYCSSYPEHSKVMLPALSPTMELGTIVSWEKKEGDKLNEGDLLAEIETDKATMGFETPEEGYLAKILVQAGQKDVPIGKLVCIIVENEADVAAFKDYKDTGAPAAAPAAAAAPPPPAAAPPVATPPPMAAAPPPPPAAPAAAAPLTAVEQRGPRVYASPMAKKLAEQQRLRLEGMQAAGAPAAAHAPAAGPAKIPAGAAYVDLPVSNIRGVIAKRLLESKTTIPHYYLTVDCNMDQINKLRAKFNKQLEKDGVKLSINDFIIKAAAMACKKVPEANSAWMDTVIRQFDAVDVSVAVSTDRGLITPIVFGADRKGLADISKDVKSLAAKARDGKLQPQEFQGGTFSVSNLGMFGVTHFCAIINPPQSCILAIGGTQKRVVPDKDSEQGWKESDFVAVTLSCDHRTVDGAVGARWLQYFRQFLEDPHSMLL